The Hymenobacter sp. DG01 genome has a segment encoding these proteins:
- a CDS encoding sensor histidine kinase, whose product MEVPLSPSAAPVMEERAAPRPGRRNWLRLMLWPATWSAASEHSPIPRSVHVLLWLWLFALDALKLGNALSMLPHWPATAAEWQPMLPLLGRLLLEDACGALLFYLTWRWLIPRTLGRARIGQYVALATLLVLPYATLVGWGTTQALRKSTQISAYRVPATADKQKAVAEAVKAHEEKPPMPESWMRIISAGIIGVFIVGSSSALRITGDYIRGQRNRREMERQQLLTELAMLKTQINPHFLFNTLNNIYSLTSRKSDKAPEAVLRLAEIMRYLLYESSTDTVPLSRELAHLRSFLDLQRLRLPASAQEAIQLEVSGTSPECVHPVAPLLLLPLVENAFKHGDLTARPVAVHISLVLAPDGLLRFSVLNHVAPADAERELPRQPGGVGLVNLRRRLELLYPGRYALDVQTPPGRHLVTLVLLG is encoded by the coding sequence ATGGAAGTCCCTCTTTCGCCCAGTGCTGCCCCCGTCATGGAAGAACGAGCCGCGCCCCGGCCGGGCCGGCGGAACTGGCTGCGGCTTATGCTCTGGCCTGCTACCTGGTCCGCAGCGTCGGAGCATAGCCCCATTCCGCGCTCGGTGCATGTGCTGCTCTGGCTCTGGCTGTTTGCCCTCGATGCGCTGAAGCTGGGCAACGCCCTATCCATGCTTCCTCACTGGCCGGCCACGGCGGCCGAATGGCAACCCATGCTACCCCTGCTGGGGCGCCTGCTGCTGGAGGATGCGTGCGGAGCCCTGCTGTTCTACCTGACCTGGCGCTGGCTGATTCCGCGGACCCTGGGCCGGGCCCGGATAGGGCAGTACGTGGCGCTGGCTACCCTGCTGGTACTGCCCTATGCCACGCTGGTGGGGTGGGGCACTACCCAGGCCTTACGCAAGAGCACGCAAATTTCAGCGTACCGGGTGCCGGCCACGGCCGACAAGCAGAAGGCAGTAGCTGAGGCTGTAAAAGCACACGAGGAAAAGCCCCCGATGCCGGAGTCGTGGATGCGCATCATCAGCGCCGGCATTATTGGGGTGTTTATTGTAGGAAGCAGCTCGGCCCTGCGCATCACCGGCGACTACATCCGGGGGCAGCGCAACCGCCGCGAAATGGAGCGCCAGCAGCTGCTTACGGAGCTGGCCATGCTCAAAACCCAGATCAACCCGCACTTCCTCTTCAACACGCTCAACAACATTTACTCCCTTACCAGCCGCAAATCGGACAAGGCCCCTGAAGCCGTGCTGCGCTTGGCCGAAATCATGCGCTACCTGCTGTATGAGAGCAGCACCGATACCGTGCCGCTAAGCCGGGAGCTGGCCCATTTGCGCAGCTTTCTGGACCTGCAGCGCCTACGCCTGCCGGCCTCGGCCCAGGAGGCCATTCAGCTGGAGGTGAGTGGCACCTCGCCCGAGTGCGTCCACCCGGTTGCGCCCCTGCTGCTACTACCCCTGGTAGAAAACGCCTTCAAGCACGGCGACCTGACCGCCCGGCCCGTGGCCGTGCACATTTCCCTGGTGCTGGCCCCCGACGGGCTGCTGCGCTTCTCGGTGCTCAACCACGTAGCCCCCGCCGATGCCGAGCGGGAGTTGCCCCGGCAGCCCGGCGGGGTCGGCCTCGTGAACCTGCGCCGCCGCCTGGAGCTGCTCTACCCCGGCCGCTACGCCCTGGATGTGCAAACCCCGCCCGGCCGGCACTTGGTTACCCTGGTGCTGTTGGGGTAG
- a CDS encoding LytTR family DNA-binding domain-containing protein codes for MTCAILDDEPLALDLLADYCTQVPGLELKGQFDDALAGLAFLQDNPVDVVFLDIHMPRLTGLQLAQLLPQPGPRIVFTTAYDQYAVRSYELNAADYLLKPIAFERFVQAVQKVRQQLSAAPVASSVAHAAEAPPTAPDAMFVKNEHRLQRVAFDDILYIEGMKEYLMIYTTTGKVLTLQSFRRVEEVLPPERFARIHKSYLVALSRIEHVERGKVQVAGRLLPIGDTYRDSFNALIKAYNQL; via the coding sequence ATGACCTGTGCTATCCTCGATGATGAGCCCCTGGCGCTGGACCTGCTGGCCGACTATTGTACCCAGGTGCCAGGCCTGGAGCTGAAGGGGCAGTTTGACGATGCCCTGGCCGGCTTGGCCTTTCTGCAGGATAATCCCGTGGATGTGGTGTTTCTGGACATTCACATGCCCCGCCTTACGGGTCTGCAGTTGGCCCAGCTGCTGCCGCAGCCCGGGCCACGCATCGTCTTCACCACTGCCTACGACCAGTACGCCGTGCGCAGCTACGAGCTTAACGCTGCCGATTACCTGCTGAAGCCCATTGCCTTCGAGCGGTTTGTGCAGGCCGTGCAGAAAGTGCGGCAGCAGCTGAGCGCAGCCCCTGTGGCATCCTCCGTTGCCCACGCCGCTGAGGCACCACCCACCGCGCCGGATGCCATGTTCGTTAAAAACGAGCACCGGCTGCAGCGCGTCGCCTTCGACGACATCCTGTACATCGAGGGCATGAAGGAATACCTCATGATTTATACCACCACTGGCAAGGTGCTCACCCTGCAGTCGTTCCGGCGGGTAGAGGAGGTGCTGCCACCCGAGCGGTTTGCCCGCATCCACAAATCGTACCTGGTGGCCCTAAGCCGCATTGAGCACGTAGAGCGCGGCAAGGTGCAGGTGGCCGGCCGCCTGCTGCCCATCGGCGACACCTACCGCGACTCGTTCAACGCCCTCATCAAAGCCTACAACCAGCTATAG
- a CDS encoding ABC transporter ATP-binding protein, giving the protein MTPSSPALLTTHGLHFSFGKRPILHDVNLRVEPGSIYGFLGPNGAGKSTTMRLLLGLLRPASGSVHLFGHDLAQHRVALLGRVGALIENPSLYDHLTGRENVEATRRLRGVAVHRTAEVLALVGLSDNAHRPAREYSLGMRQRLGLAIALLSDPDLLLLDEPTNGLDPNGIIEMRELMRHLRQEHGKTIVVSSHLINEIEKVATHVGVIQQGKLVFQGSLPDLQRLQTGRARLVLETQDADTCRNLLPRLLEGATPVGPGTLWLPWVSREHTAEVAAAITAAGQPLYGLHLEQPSLEDTFLHLTETRSELAR; this is encoded by the coding sequence ATGACCCCATCTTCTCCTGCCCTGCTTACAACCCACGGCCTGCACTTCAGCTTCGGGAAGCGGCCCATTCTGCACGATGTAAACCTGCGGGTAGAGCCGGGCAGCATCTATGGTTTTCTGGGGCCGAACGGGGCCGGCAAAAGCACTACCATGCGCCTGCTGCTGGGCCTGCTGCGGCCGGCCAGCGGCTCAGTACACCTATTCGGGCATGATCTGGCCCAGCATCGGGTGGCCCTGCTCGGCCGGGTGGGTGCCCTCATCGAAAACCCCTCTCTCTACGACCACCTTACAGGCCGCGAAAACGTGGAAGCTACCCGCCGCCTGCGCGGGGTAGCGGTCCACCGCACCGCCGAGGTGCTGGCCCTGGTGGGCCTCTCAGACAATGCCCACCGCCCGGCCCGTGAATACTCCCTGGGTATGCGGCAGCGCCTGGGCCTGGCTATTGCCCTGCTTTCTGACCCCGATCTGTTGCTGCTGGATGAGCCTACCAATGGCCTTGACCCCAACGGTATCATTGAAATGCGGGAGCTGATGCGGCACCTGCGCCAGGAGCACGGCAAAACCATTGTGGTCAGCAGCCACCTCATCAACGAAATTGAGAAGGTGGCTACCCACGTAGGCGTGATTCAGCAGGGCAAGCTGGTGTTTCAGGGCAGCCTGCCAGACCTGCAGCGCCTGCAAACCGGCCGGGCCCGCCTGGTGCTGGAAACCCAGGACGCCGATACCTGCCGCAACCTGTTGCCCCGCCTGCTGGAAGGCGCCACTCCGGTCGGACCAGGCACCCTCTGGCTGCCCTGGGTTTCGCGGGAGCACACCGCCGAGGTAGCGGCCGCCATTACCGCCGCCGGGCAACCTCTGTACGGGCTGCACCTGGAGCAGCCCAGCCTCGAAGACACGTTCCTGCACCTCACCGAAACTCGTTCTGAGCTGGCGCGGTAG
- a CDS encoding ABC transporter permease, which yields MNFVLTPTLPELATLPAAAAPFRQLRRTLAADTLKLRRTAALRLTLLSGAFPVLLAFLIFFFKGHEILKAGGTPWPRFISMAWQTAGTLLLPLFVVLLTSLVVNIETKATAWKHLYAQPVGRGAVFLSKLLLILALNAVALLLFVGLVLGAGALLGLLRPKLGFQAHPVPLEAVLWMLGRTYVATLGLLAVQYIVSLYWRSFVVPVGVGMGAVVATVALLSWEHANKIPYAAPLLTSVSMRMSKAGVLEASHTLTNHEWYSLAWFGGALVLGYALLYRRNMTQ from the coding sequence ATGAATTTTGTCCTGACGCCTACCCTTCCTGAGCTAGCCACCCTGCCCGCCGCGGCGGCGCCCTTCCGCCAACTCCGCCGCACCCTGGCCGCCGACACCCTGAAGCTGCGCCGCACGGCCGCCCTGCGTCTGACGTTGCTTAGCGGCGCGTTTCCGGTGCTGCTCGCCTTCCTGATTTTCTTTTTCAAAGGCCACGAGATTCTGAAAGCGGGCGGTACGCCCTGGCCGCGCTTTATCAGCATGGCCTGGCAAACGGCCGGCACTCTGCTGCTGCCGCTGTTTGTGGTGCTGCTGACGAGCCTGGTAGTGAACATCGAAACCAAGGCCACGGCCTGGAAGCACCTCTACGCCCAGCCCGTGGGCCGCGGAGCCGTTTTTTTGTCGAAGCTGCTGCTGATTCTGGCCCTGAACGCGGTAGCCCTGCTCCTGTTTGTGGGGCTGGTGCTGGGGGCCGGCGCCCTGCTGGGGTTGCTTCGGCCTAAGCTGGGCTTCCAGGCCCACCCCGTACCGCTGGAAGCGGTACTCTGGATGCTGGGCCGCACGTACGTAGCCACCCTGGGGCTGCTGGCCGTGCAGTATATCGTAAGCTTGTACTGGCGCTCCTTCGTGGTTCCGGTGGGGGTAGGAATGGGAGCCGTGGTGGCTACCGTGGCGTTGCTTTCCTGGGAGCACGCCAACAAAATTCCGTACGCCGCGCCCCTGCTTACCTCGGTTTCCATGCGCATGAGCAAAGCCGGAGTGCTGGAAGCCAGCCACACGCTGACCAACCACGAATGGTACTCGCTGGCGTGGTTCGGCGGCGCGCTGGTGCTGGGCTACGCGCTGCTCTACCGCCGCAACATGACCCAATAA
- a CDS encoding outer membrane beta-barrel family protein, whose translation MKHATLPLLLTTLLTAPALAQTTPAAGQRPAGAPAGPATAKPVLPTASRGAGRLDGTVLDAATKKPVEFATVTLLPLSGNTPVDGGVCDERGRFSLRGLPAGEFRLQISFVGYATQTRNVTVGTGAATLPPIQLESSAQKLGEVTVTGERDVVETKPDRIVYNADKDLTNAGGTAADVLRKVPLVNVDPDGNVELRGTSNVRVLINNKPSGIVASSVADAMKQIPADQIKSVEVITTPSAKYDAEGTGGIINIILKKNNLEGINGSLGLAAGTRSSNGNASLNYRKGKVGLTSSLSGFGFYSPNRNDLTRYLKTPEGTEVTSLRQEGDGNTLGGGGFGRLGLDYDPAQYHNLTLNVQGSLFRNSGNYDQFNDVLLPATLANQFTRDTDRRFRTQSYDVSGSYTRTFEQKRREWSVLAQHTRNRNFQDYYLDQFRGRSERNSDKDYREESNNLSRNLETTLQTDYAHPFSETALLETGAKAILRRVSSDYDVFNSPGSNGGGIDPVYNPNRSNLFDYNQDVLSAYGTYGFSASKKVSFKLGARMENTRIRGSFQQQESQNSGVQQDYFNLLPNLSLSYQPQNPKKPGQSVRLAYSRRIQRPQIFYLNPFRNTSDTLNVSYGEPQLRPELTDSYELNYTTFIKGSVLNLSAYARRTGNAIEAVRFIRNGINNQTFANIGRNATFGVSLFTSVKPVPKWDLSGNVNVYYVSLKSPALSLAEGTVNTSAYSNDGVMYNLNLNSSYKFEKGLSVQFYGGLNSPRVQLQGKQAAWTFYSLGLRKNLLKDKADLTLNADNFLQATRNLRSELNTEQFRQVSNNYIYLRGVRLAFNYRFGKTTAQPQKRRRSIQNDDVKQGESNGQGQQ comes from the coding sequence ATGAAACACGCTACCCTGCCCCTGCTCCTGACCACCCTGCTTACAGCCCCAGCACTGGCCCAAACCACCCCGGCGGCGGGCCAGCGCCCGGCCGGAGCGCCCGCCGGGCCCGCAACGGCCAAGCCGGTGCTGCCCACAGCGTCCAGGGGCGCCGGCCGGCTGGATGGTACGGTGCTGGACGCCGCTACCAAAAAGCCGGTGGAATTTGCTACCGTTACCCTGCTGCCCCTGAGCGGCAATACGCCCGTAGATGGGGGCGTGTGCGACGAGCGGGGCCGGTTTTCGCTGCGGGGCCTGCCCGCCGGCGAGTTCCGGCTGCAAATCAGCTTTGTGGGCTACGCCACCCAAACGCGCAACGTAACGGTGGGCACGGGTGCCGCTACCCTACCCCCCATTCAGCTGGAGTCCTCGGCGCAGAAGCTGGGCGAGGTGACGGTAACCGGGGAGCGGGACGTGGTGGAAACCAAGCCCGACCGCATCGTATATAACGCCGATAAGGACCTGACCAATGCGGGCGGTACGGCTGCCGACGTACTGCGCAAAGTGCCCCTGGTAAACGTGGACCCTGATGGTAACGTGGAGCTGCGCGGCACCAGCAACGTGCGCGTGCTCATCAACAACAAGCCCTCGGGCATTGTGGCCTCCTCGGTGGCCGATGCCATGAAGCAGATTCCGGCCGACCAGATCAAGAGCGTGGAGGTGATTACGACGCCTTCGGCCAAGTACGATGCGGAGGGTACGGGCGGTATCATCAACATCATTCTCAAGAAAAATAATCTGGAGGGCATAAACGGCTCGTTGGGCCTGGCGGCGGGCACGCGCAGCTCCAACGGCAACGCCTCGCTCAACTACCGCAAGGGCAAAGTGGGCCTGACCAGCTCCCTGAGCGGCTTCGGCTTTTACAGCCCCAACCGCAACGACCTGACCCGCTACCTGAAAACGCCCGAAGGCACGGAAGTAACCTCCCTGCGGCAGGAAGGCGACGGCAACACCCTCGGGGGTGGCGGCTTCGGGCGGCTGGGCCTGGACTACGACCCGGCTCAGTACCACAACCTGACCCTGAACGTGCAGGGCAGCCTGTTCCGCAACAGCGGCAACTACGACCAGTTCAACGACGTGCTGCTGCCTGCCACTCTGGCCAACCAGTTCACCCGCGACACGGACCGCCGCTTCCGCACCCAAAGCTACGACGTGAGCGGCTCCTACACCCGCACCTTTGAGCAAAAGCGCCGCGAGTGGAGCGTGCTGGCCCAGCACACCCGCAATCGCAACTTCCAGGATTATTACCTCGACCAGTTCCGGGGCCGCTCGGAACGTAACTCCGACAAGGACTACCGCGAGGAAAGCAACAACCTCTCGCGCAACCTGGAAACCACCCTGCAAACCGACTACGCCCACCCCTTCTCCGAAACAGCCCTGCTGGAAACCGGCGCCAAGGCCATTCTGCGCCGGGTGAGCAGCGACTACGACGTATTCAACAGCCCGGGCAGCAACGGCGGCGGCATTGACCCGGTGTACAACCCCAACCGCTCCAACCTCTTCGACTACAACCAGGATGTGCTGTCGGCCTACGGGACGTATGGGTTTTCGGCCTCGAAGAAAGTAAGCTTCAAGCTGGGGGCACGCATGGAAAATACCCGCATTCGGGGCAGCTTTCAACAGCAGGAAAGCCAGAACTCGGGCGTGCAGCAGGATTACTTCAACCTGCTGCCGAACCTGAGCCTGAGCTACCAGCCCCAGAACCCCAAGAAGCCCGGCCAGAGCGTGCGTCTGGCATATTCGCGCCGCATTCAGCGCCCCCAGATTTTCTACCTGAACCCCTTCCGCAACACCTCCGATACCCTGAACGTGAGCTATGGGGAGCCGCAGCTGCGCCCGGAGCTGACGGACAGCTACGAGCTGAACTACACTACCTTTATTAAGGGCTCGGTGCTGAACCTTTCGGCCTACGCCCGCCGCACGGGCAATGCCATTGAAGCGGTGCGCTTCATCCGTAACGGTATTAATAACCAGACGTTTGCCAACATCGGCCGCAACGCTACCTTCGGGGTGAGCCTGTTTACCTCTGTGAAGCCAGTGCCGAAGTGGGATTTGAGCGGCAACGTGAACGTGTACTACGTGTCGCTGAAAAGCCCCGCGCTCAGCCTCGCGGAAGGCACCGTCAATACATCGGCTTACTCCAACGACGGGGTGATGTACAACCTGAACCTGAACTCCAGCTACAAGTTTGAGAAGGGGCTGAGCGTACAGTTCTATGGCGGCCTGAACTCGCCGCGGGTACAGTTGCAGGGCAAGCAAGCCGCCTGGACGTTCTACTCGCTGGGTCTGCGTAAAAACCTGCTCAAGGACAAAGCCGACCTCACCCTGAACGCCGACAACTTCCTGCAGGCTACCCGCAACCTGCGCTCAGAACTGAACACGGAGCAGTTCCGTCAGGTCAGCAACAACTACATCTACCTGCGTGGGGTACGCCTCGCCTTCAATTACCGCTTCGGTAAAACTACCGCCCAGCCCCAGAAGCGCCGCCGCAGCATCCAGAACGATGACGTGAAGCAGGGCGAAAGCAACGGCCAGGGCCAGCAATAA